The stretch of DNA CAGAGCGCATAAACTCGGCGCGGGCGTGCACCATCATCGCCGACTCAATGCCCTTGCCTTGCCACTCGGGCACTACCCCAAAGATAACGCCAAAGAGCTTTTTATCAGGGCGCTGCATGTACTTGCGCTTTTCCCAAAGGAAACGCAGCTTGCCCCATAGGTTGAAGTTGCGGCCCACATGCTTGAAAATCTGGTTGAGCTCTGGCAGGCTCACGAAGAACGCAATGGGCTCATCGTGATGGTAGGCAAACCAGAGCAGGCGCTCATCCAACACCGGCTTCATTTCCTTCACTAGCTCCCGGGCTTTCTCCAGGGGCATGGGGTTTACGCCGCTGTGGTTGGCCCAGGCCAGGTTATATACGTGGTGAAAATCGCGGGCCAGCTTCTCGGCATCACGCTTGCTGCCGTGCTGAAACCGGAAGGTGGGGTACTGCTGCGCGTAGGTATCGAAGGCGCGGCTGAAGCTAGGGTGCAGCTGCATGGCCACCTCACGGTAGCAGGTGTACTGCTTGAAAAATACCTGAAAGCCATAGTTCTCAAAAAGCTCCTGATAATACGGCGGGTGGTAGAACATACCGTAGTTGGGCTCCGTGAAGCCCGATACCAGCAGGCCCCAGAACCGGTCTCGCTCCCCAAAGTTAATGGGGCCGTCCATGGCGGCTAAACCACGCTGGCTGAGCCACTGCTGGGCGGCATCAAAGAGCTGGTTAGCAGCTGCCTGGTCATCAATGCACTCAAAAAAGCCTAGACCACCAACTGGTAGGGTAGGGTCAGTTTGGGGAGTTTGGTGGTTGATAAAGGCTGCTACGCGCCCAATAACTTCACCAGTGGTAGTAGTCAAAACCCAGCGGATAGCTTCGCCGTGGGCAAAGTTTTGGTTGCGTTTGGGGTCAAAGACAGCCTCAATTTCATGGTCGAGGGGCGAAATCCAGGTGGGGTGATTCTGGTAAATGCGCGCCGGCAAGTCGAGAAACTGGCGGCGTAATTCGGGCGTCGTGACTTCGAGTAAGGCCATAAAGAGAGGGAAGCGAGGGAAACCGCGGCACGGGTACGCCGCAAAGAAAGGCGTTCGGGGGCAATGCGCCGCTTATTTGGCAGGTAAACGGAAGATGGATAAGACCTTAATGCCCTCGGTGCGAAGCGTGTGAATCTCGGTGCCCATGCTATCGGCGTAGGTTTGCGGATGCCAGCGGTAAGCCGTCATGAAATACTCGGCCTCAGCCAGAGGCACGTACTTAATTCGCTGGCTCTGCTCAGGCTTCAGCATGAGGCTGTTGTTGTAAAGCGGGTTGTACCAGGGCCACCGGACGTACACCCGAATGGGGCCCTGAGGCTGATGTTGAAGCATCCATTCCAGGCCATGCCGGAAGGTTAGGCCCCAATAGTCGCGTTCAAAGAGTGCCTCAGCGGCTGGTGCCGAGAGAAAGCTGAAATACAGGTGCTCATAGGGGTGCAGGCGTACCATCCGGATGGCAGTGTGAACCGTTTCGAGGCCAGCCAGCACGGCCACTGATACTACCGCCCACCGCCACCGTTGCTGGGCCACAGCAGCCAGGGCCACGGCCCCGCGCACGGCCAGCAACACCAGCGCCGGATACACAAAGTACACATGCCGCCATGTATCATACAGG from Hymenobacter taeanensis encodes:
- a CDS encoding GNAT family N-acetyltransferase, whose amino-acid sequence is MALLEVTTPELRRQFLDLPARIYQNHPTWISPLDHEIEAVFDPKRNQNFAHGEAIRWVLTTTTGEVIGRVAAFINHQTPQTDPTLPVGGLGFFECIDDQAAANQLFDAAQQWLSQRGLAAMDGPINFGERDRFWGLLVSGFTEPNYGMFYHPPYYQELFENYGFQVFFKQYTCYREVAMQLHPSFSRAFDTYAQQYPTFRFQHGSKRDAEKLARDFHHVYNLAWANHSGVNPMPLEKARELVKEMKPVLDERLLWFAYHHDEPIAFFVSLPELNQIFKHVGRNFNLWGKLRFLWEKRKYMQRPDKKLFGVIFGVVPEWQGKGIESAMMVHARAEFMRSGYTEIEMNWIGDFNPRMLALTRSIGARIYKTHVTYRFLFDRTRPFERSPIIR